A genomic region of Pseudorca crassidens isolate mPseCra1 chromosome 10, mPseCra1.hap1, whole genome shotgun sequence contains the following coding sequences:
- the PRRT1 gene encoding proline-rich transmembrane protein 1 has protein sequence MSSEKSGLPDSVPHTSPPPYNAPQPPAEPPAPPPQTAPSSHHHHHHHYHQSGTATLPRLGAGGLASGAAALRGPSSSATLPRPPHHVPPGPAAGVPPPGCATLPRMPPDPYLQETRFEGPLPPPPPAAAAPPPPAPAHTAQAPGFVVPTHTGAVGTLSLGGYVAPGYPLQLQPCTAYVPVYPVGAPYAGGTPGGTGVTSTLPPPPQGPGLALLEPRRPPHDYMPIAVLTTICCFWPTGIIAIFKAVQVRTALARGDMVSAEIASREARNFSFISLAVGIAAMVLCTILTVVIIIAAQHHENYWDP, from the exons ATGTCATCCGAAAAGTCAg GCCTCCCCGACTCAGTCCCTCACACCTCTCCACCACCCTACAAtgccccccagcccccggccgaacctcccgccccgcccccacagACAGCCCCTTCCtcgcaccatcaccaccaccaccactaccaccagtCTGGCACTGCCACCCTCCCGCGCttaggggctgggggcctggcttCCGGGGCCGCCGCTCTGCGCGGTCCCTCGTCCTCCGCCACCTTGCCGAGGCCTCCGCATCACGTCCCGCCCGGCCCGGCCGCTGGGGTACCCCCACCCGGCTGCGCTACCTTGCCCCGCATGCCACCCGACCCTTACCTGCAGGAGACTCGCTTCGAGGGCCCACTacccccgccgccgcccgccgccgccgccccgcccccgccggcgccCGCTCACACTGCCCAGGCCCCGGGCTTCGTGGTGCCCACGCACACTGGAGCGGTAGGCACGCTGTCACTGGGGGGCTACGTAGCCCCTGGTTACCCCTTACAGCTGCAGCCTTGCACTGCCTACGTGCCAGTCTACCCGGTGGGCGCG CCCTATGCCGGCGGGACCCCGGGGGGAACGGGAGTAACCTCCACGCTTCCCCCGCCGCCCCAAGGCCCAGGGCTGGCCCTGCTGGAGCCGAGGCGCCCGCCCCATGACTATATGCCCATCGCGGTGCTGACCACCATCTGCTGCTTCTGGCCTACGGGCATCATTGCCATCTTCAAGGCAGTGCAG GTGCGCACGGCCTTGGCCCGCGGAGACATGGTGTCAGCCGAGATCGCTTCACGAGAGGCCCGGAACTTCTCCTTCATCTCCCTGGCCGTGGGCATAGCAGCCATGGTGCTCTGTACCATCCTCACCGTAGTCATCATCATTGCTGCACAGCACCACGAGAACTATTGGGATCCGTAA